In Trichoplusia ni isolate ovarian cell line Hi5 unplaced genomic scaffold, tn1 tig00003889, whole genome shotgun sequence, the following are encoded in one genomic region:
- the LOC113508128 gene encoding LOW QUALITY PROTEIN: NFATC2-interacting protein-like (The sequence of the model RefSeq protein was modified relative to this genomic sequence to represent the inferred CDS: inserted 1 base in 1 codon) translates to MSSSDSEDDCYGNIAQKLQKIKNKFEEKDEKEDEIVLVDTWEVENTATKSNIEDNSSLNLTVTSTDNEEYTLDRSYSETRSSYKRKVNTPNTSVIEVEDSPLPAPRGRGTGARARGRGARGGPSGRASARGRGRPPRASPRGRTSSRRSRGINSSQQIINVGNTYEYPDECEEIELFSGNNDITIVDEQDPLEDDNEEMSVKVYWQSLDVVKFQIRKYQKFTQIFQYFAXKEGVSHNKLLFMYNDKILKIDDSPESIDYSIAKFIDGGIVNRNVTELVKDKKSTHSIGNGLRVKFQCQNTKKPFETSIPPNENLLRAMSKCAEHLEVPLQRLKFYFDGDLLTSKSTPQELGLEDGECIDVKIGS, encoded by the exons ATGTCTTCATCAGATTCGGAAGACGATTGTTACGGAAATATTGCGCAAAAGTTGCAAAAGATAAAGAATAAATTCGAAGAAAAAGATGAAAAAGAGGACGAAATTGTTTTGGTTGACACTTGGGAAGTCGAAAACACGGCAACAAAATCCAATATTGAGGATAATTCTTCTCTAAATTTGACTGTAACTAGTACTGATAATGAAGAATATACTTTAGACCGATCATA CTCGGAAACTAGGTCATCGTATAAGAGGAAAGTAAATACACCTAATACTAGTGTAATAGAAGTGGAGGACAGCCCTCTGCCGGCACCGAGAGGCCGCGGTACAGGCGCTAGAGCGCGAGGCAGAGGCGCCAGGGGGGGGCCAAGTGGAAGAGCCTCTGCTAGAGGGAGAGGGCGTCCTCCTAGAGCTTCCCCGAGAGGCAGGACCTCAAGCAGAAGAAGTAGAGGAATCAACAGCTCCCAACAGATCATCAATGTTGGCAACACATATGAATACCCCGATGAATGTGAAGAAATAGAGCTATTCTCTGGCAATAACGATATCACTATAGTTGATGAACAAGACCCCTTAGAAGATGATAACGAAGAAATGTCAGTGAAAGTCTATTGGCAGAGTTTAGATGTtgtcaaatttcaaataagAAAGTATCAGAAATTCACacaaatattccaatattttg GAAAAGAAGGGGTTAGTCACAACAAACTGTTGTTCATGTACAATGATAAGATTTTAAAGATTGATGACTCACCAGAATCTATAGATTACAGTATCGCTAAGTTTATAGATGGTGGTATTGTTAATAGGAATGTCACAGAACTCGTGAAAGACAAAAAGAGCACACATTCTATAGGTAACGGATTAAGGGTTAAATTCCAATGTCAGAATACCAAGAAACCATTTGAAACCTCAATACCGCCAAACGAGAATTTACTAAGAGCCATGAGTAAATGTGCAGAGCATTTGGAGGTTCCCTTACAGagactaaaattttattttgatggagATTTGTTGACAA GTAAAAGCACACCTCAGGAACTAGGTTTGGAAGATGGCGAATGTATAGATGTTAAAATAGGTagctga